The genome window AGTAGCCACTTGATGAGGGATTCCCAAATCGAGAATATCATCTCTTGGAAGTAAAATGAGGCAAAAAATCCATTAGTAAGGTACTATAGATGCTTCTGTTTCCCATAAATGGGAGCCCAAGTAATTTATGTTTGTGGAGCTAATGGTGAATATAGCGATACAACGAATacacaaatatttgaataGTGTCAAAGAGTCAAAGCCTTATATACCAACTTACAATGACTATTTGCCTTGGGTGAATGTTTGACAAACAATCGCAACAATTGTGGGAAATAGAAAAACGTACTCTAGCAACTATATCGAAATTCTAGCTCGGACAACTAAAactgaataaaacatttatgACCATGGATGGGCCATATAGGTGAcacataaaaatgtaattattaCTGATAGTTGAATCATTGCATTGTACTGATCTCATCCGATTTCAATTGTAGTCATTTGAGTAATCCCAATCCTACAACAGGGCACATAATCGCAACATGCAATCTAATATCCGCGTGCTTAGCAATGATTAACATATGAATGGCAGAGTGGAAAAAAATGTATCCGAACTCCGATAATTGAAGAAGAACCAATCCGCACAAATTGCAAAACCAGCTGATGAAGGCGAATGGAACAGCTCAAGTTCTTTGCCCAGAagtgtaaatatttatcgCGGAGAGAAAAGAAAATCTGGCTCCCCTCTGATCCACTAGCCGCGACAAAAGCAGCAATAACTTGAACTGCCTTAATGATTTTCCACGGTCTGTGTTCTCTATTTATCGCCGGTTTCCATTTGCAGACTACTTCCAGCCAATGTTCACCAGCTATGGAGGAGAGCAAAACAGGCCCGTTAATTTCAAATTCGTCATCGGGATTCCAAATTGTGGATCCATGCAGATGTGGCCCATATATCACTATGCTGGCGTGAGTTTAAAGTTCTTTGCACATAAACTTTTTGATACTTatagatatttttatatttttcagaGCTCTGATAAGCTAGTGTTGCTGGATGATGGGAGGTTAAGGCATTACACCAATGCCGAAAATGAAGAAGAGGAGCGTCATGGAATACAGTCGGATTATGAGGAGGATATTGCCGGCAGTCTGGAACCGCTATACCATGACTACGATAAGGGATTGTATTGCATTGACAAGGTAAGAGTAGCTAAAGTCCGCATAAATTGCATGGATAATCATAAAATCCATTCGCAGGCCACTTCCAGTACTGGAGAGGAAAATGTGCTCTTCGCCAAGATTTGCTTGGCCCGCAAGGAGATCAAGTGGAGTGACTCAAACTTCCTGCTCCGCAAAATCTTAAACCCAATATTCCATGGCATCTCGCTTATTATCCTGCTGGTCATCGCCATCATCTATTTTATACTCCCCACTCTCAGGTGAGCAATGGTTTGAATTTGACCTGCTTCATGCGTTAATTTTGAATCCATTCAGCAGAGATCTGGTTGGAAACATTGTGACAACGATAGCCGTGTGCCTTATGGTAAGCCAGGCGGCAGACCTtgtgagaattttcaccgagcTGACCAGCCATGTGAGTTTCATTGTGGCGGACATCATCCTGTGCTTCAGCCTCTTGGCAGCCTTCTTCTGGCTGAACAGTTTCGGTTTTTACATTTGGAAGACCTTTCGTTCGAGGAACGTCTTCCTGCGAGTCACGGACGGCAGGAAGTACTGCTACTATTCCGCGTATGCTTGGGGATGCACAGCAACGATGGCTGCACTGGCTGTCTTCGCACATTTCTTCCTTGACGCCGAATCCTACAAACAGGAGCACATGGTGGGCGAGCAAGAGACGATCGGCTGGCTAGGAATATGCATATTCTTTGCTCCAATTGCTTGTACCATTTTGGTAAACATATTCTTCTATGTGACCACCAGGAAGTTGATTAACCGCAGGACGGTATACGGCCGCATTGCGCACAAGTTGAAGGCCAAGTAAGTAGAAAGGCAACTCGGCATTGATAAGACAGTATATGAAAACATTTTCTTCTTTGTAGTTTCATCATGTTCTCCCTGATGCTGTTGGTAATGTCAATAGCCTGGCTATTCCTCATAATGTCCTGGCTGCAGATGGAAGGTCTGCTCTATGCCCACATCGTAGTCAACGCACTGCAGACGCCTCTGTTGTTATACATATGCGTTCTGCGCCAGCGACATGTGACATTTCTGCTAAAGAAGACCTGCTGCTACAATGAGCCACCGTCGGCAAACGACTGGGGCGATGAGCTGCATTATATGAACGGCAACGATTACTGAGGAGCCACCGTCCACACTAATATAAGTGTTTTCGTAGTTTAGCAATGTCCAACATTGAGATTTGTACTTAATTTTAACTAATTTATGCTGTACGAGATAGTTATTAAAAGAGAAGTCTGACACCTACCTGACCAAACAGTTTTCCCTCCTCGCGACGAACCAAGGGTGACAGAAGAGCCCGCACAATCAGATGACAGTCATCTAAAACCGTGTTAAAGAAGCGTCGCGTCGGCAAAAGTGCCTCCAGGTCGATGATAAACTCTAGGAAGCGCTCACAGTAGTGAACCACGTTGCGTGGCACCTCGCCTTCGGCGGGAATGCTTTCGAGTATGTGCAGGAAGTCAATAATAAGGTTCTGCATAAAGTGTCTCTCCCAGAGGACCTCCGGTTTGCTGTCTTTCTCCTTCTTGAGCAGGCGTTTCCAGTACTTTCGCCACTCGGGAACTTCTCGAAGCTCCTGTTCGCGACGGCCTGCAAGCAAATACATTTTGGATCACTTTGATAGATGTTAAGAGTTGCAAAGAAGAACTTACGAGGCTGGAGGCAATGCCACATGGACAAGGAGACTAGTCGCTTGGCCTGTTCTCGGCACAGCTCTATCTCCATGCTGTTGAAGCAGTGGTTAATGAACATCAACAGCGCTGTCCGCTCCCTCAGTGTGCTACTAGCCTCCTTTGCCTTTTTGCTCGGCAAACAGCTCTCTAGCACGTGGCGAAAGAAGGCTGGATATTGATCCGGAAGCTTTTCAAACACGGTCCAAACTTCGACGCGCTCCCGGAACTTCTCGTTGGCCATTATAACGATGGACATAAGGTGGGCATGGGTGGCGGTTTCACGTTGGTAGTGTGGCCACAGGTACTGCTCCAGATACTGACTGAACTCCAGCATGTTGATCCTCCGTGCACTGTGGCCACCACCGTCACCGATCTCCTCATTGTAGATGCGTTCGATGATCTTGGCACTGTACGGCAGGTGATCTGCTTTGGTATCCGGCGTCCAGTACTGCGATGCCAGCTGTAAATGGGTTATCCAGATTTATAATTCACACTTCGATTTGTCCAGCGGAGCACCCACCTGCCAAATGACATCGGAGCTGAGCTGGGCCACTGTGAGCGATCCACTCTTCTCCTTGGTAGTTTTAGCTGGTGGAACGGCTTGTTCGGCTCTAGTTTGACTTCTTCGCTTCATGTTGATATTCTTAAATTGGGCAAAAAagataataaacacaaaaatctgCAGCAAAACAAACGCTGCCGGTTGCTAGTGTGACCGTTGAAGGGCCGACACAATATACCAAAGTTTTTAATCCGAAATACTCTGTTCCCACCTCAACCCGTACCCACTGCAAAACGAATAACCAATCCGTTTCGAAATTTAGGAATgcaagaaataaaattatgttAATTATTCAGTATTTGTTTAATGACCGCTAGTGAATTTCATCAACATTTTAATGTAATTGTTATAAAAATTTCACGTATTCTTTGCCGATGTGGCAGCCCTATGGACTGATACCATTTTTCACTGGTCCGGCAGCACGGCGAAAGGTTTTTGTTTACTGCACGCCGGCAgaagtttttaagttttaaagtgatatttatttgtaatataaGACAATTTTGACACACACGAACTCACCATGTCGCAGACCATGCCGCCAGAAAACCTAAGCGTGAGTAGCGAGCATCGAGGTAATACAAATTGCGCTCTAATCTCATCCCATTCCAGAGCCGCCTGTTGACGGTGCTCAGTTTGCCGCTTTTCGAGCGCGTGCACGAGCTGAGAATCTTGTTCGATCGGTGCTCCCTGCGCCAAGTGCATGAGATCTTCCCCCACGTTGTGCACTCCATATTCGGGATCGATGGCAATCCGTTGGGCTGGGGCCTGCGGACCACGACGCTTGAAAACAATCCGCTGCAATTCCAAACGCTGAACCAGTTCTTCGGTGTCTGTGGTCCCTGGATGCATGTTTGCCACCGCCTGCTGGTCGACCAGTACAAATTCGAACTAGACATCAATCTGCTGCCGGTAAGTGGATTAAAAAGGGGTATTATGGCTCACTCTAATTCCTTTCGTTTCAGGCGAAATTCGTTAGCCTACTGCAGAATGGTCAGAGTCCTAGTTTCTATGCGGAACTCATCAATGTGGAGACGATGATGCACCAGATTTCCACGCTCTCGCTCAACGCCTTCGACTTCTACGTGATTCACTTTGTGCTACACGCCCTGCAGCCACTGCACTCTATCAATCCCATAGCCATGCAAATCCACAATGTGCGCAGCAAAACGGTCTACTTGAAGCTGGTGGCCGAGTACCTTAACAACTTCCTGCCGCTGGTTCCAGATGCACGCATAGAACCGGTGCACTTTAGCAGCGGGATTAAAGCGCCACAGCCATTGCCAGCCCAGGCATTACAGCCCCAAAGACAACCGCGCTACATTAAGATCCCCAGCTCCTATGGCAATGGCGGAAACGTGTCGGTCGGTGGTGGCAGTCCCAGTGCAAGCGTTGGCGGGAACATATCACCACAGTCCAACAGCCCAAATGCCAGCTCCCACAGGGCCTACGCCTGGCGATCAGAAAGTGTTCTCCACTTTTTCGTAGACATCTGGCTGCGCTACGACATCGAGTCGGAGCATCATTTGCCCAGCAGCGATTTTGTGCGCGGCGTACGCACCTTGGTCAAGCAGGTGCACTTCTTTGCAAATGGCGCTCAGCTCGACCACAGTTCGCTGTGCGCGCTGCGTAAGGTATCGTTGAGTATGGTTAAAGTGAGGATCTACGCCTTTATAGTTGGTTTGATCGATCGTTGGCCTCTGGACAGCTCCTTGATGGTGGTGCTGGAGCTTTGGCTCAGTTACATTCAGCCATGGAGATACACCATAGCGGCGCTGAACAATAAAACGTAAGATTAACCTTATAAATTGAAACACTGAAGACCACTAATACGTTTTCTTTTCAGACCTAGTCTTTCCTACAGGCCGCCAATTTCTTCCTGCTTCGATGGCTTCATTATCGACAACATTATTATGTACACTCACGTATTTACGCAGCTAATGCCACACTTCGGGCGGTTGGACTACACTGTGTATCGGAACGCATTTATGCTGTACCGTCTGGCCACAATCTTCTCTCAACATGATTTAGTAGATAAACTACAGCGTTTTGAGCAAATCCATGCAGGCAATGCTTTTGGCTTTGACTCGCCACAGCGCCAAGTCAACATAATGAAGTGGGTTGAGACTATTTAGTTAAATAACTtctcattttaaaataatccTGTTTCGTTTAGCAAATCCGTCTCTCCAGGCACTCAGTGGAATCAATCGGTGAACACAAGCTCCGTCAAACTGTTTAGTTATACCATGCAAACGCAAATGGAAACCTTCTTGTTGGTGATCAGTATGGCCCGAAACTCGGTGCTCAGAGACATCGCCAAGCTTCGAAACGAAATTGCGGAGAGACAGCGCTCTGAAGGATTTCTTAAGAACTTTTATAAGAAGATCTTTGGCGAGTGCACCCAGGAAGAAGTGACCGTGCGCGAGTTCAGTCGCATTCCGGAGGTTTTGCGTCAATGCATCGACGCATTCTGTCGAACGTTTAATGTGAGTTTACTGTTCGTTTTCGGttaacataaaatttaaatatttgaatatctAAACAGGTTGATCAAGCGAATCTATCTATGCATGAAACTCTGCCAGAGGAACCATCTATGCCTTCTGCGCCTGCTGTGCAAAATTTCAGCTTTTTCGACGCCAGCGACACTTTGGACACCTCAAAGCTGAACCCGCACCAAATGTCGCTCAATGCTTCTAGCCTGCATGCCGCTGTTGATCCCGCCACGCTGCCCATCCAGACCAATGAAGTTAGAGCATTGGTAAGAATGCTGCACTTCGTTTCGGAAAAGATTAACAAAAAGGTAAGTTTCTTTAAAATGGCCTCTTTGTTTTTCCCTGTTGGTAATAACATATTTTATCCAGTATGGTAGTCAACTACAAGGATTCTACGTCCGCGACGATTACTTCGGAAAAGTGTCCCGGCAACTGTTGTACGCTCCGATGACGGAACAGTGGTTTGACAAAAGCTCCGGCCACGTTGAAATATGTGAAAATCTGGTTCCTCCGCGAGTTTGCCTACGACCATTGGGCTCTATATCCGCTCTCACAACGATCGGTTGCTCGATGATCCTTGGACAACTGGTGTGGGGTTCCCCACTCCTGGGAATATTTATTCTGGCGACTGTGCTAATAGTCTATATCATGCTGCAGGCATTGTTTTCCTAGTTTGAAATGTTTAACTAGATAGATTACTAAATATGtgacatttatatatttttataaaactaAAGATACTACGATTACAATTACGATTAGTGTTAGTTCTATGATTATGTTTATGCGTGTATGACTGTATCACTCGGTTCGCGGCCGAAGGGCTAAACGCAAAGTCTGATCGGGCACGGTGACCATGCGGAGCACGCTGTCAACGGGTTTCTCGTTGAGGCAGCTCATCTCAAACTGGGCGGCACATCGGCCCAGCAGGGAGTGGAGCTGCTTGAGTGCCACACGGCGACCAATGCAAGACCGCTGGCCGATGGCAAAAGGCAGACTGCCGTGTGACTTATGCACCTGCTCCGACTCTCCAATGCACCAGCGCTCCGGGAGCACACGTTCCGGCTGCTCAAAGTGTGATGGATCGCGACCTGCCGTGTATAAGGAGAGCAGCACCATGGTCTGAAAGAGGAGTGCATGAGCTATGAGGCTCTCAAAGAAATTTCTTTCACTCACATCCTTTTCGATAAAGTGACCGCCAAGTTGCGCGTCCTGCGGCAGATATCGGCCAATGAAGGGAGCTACGGGGTACAGACGCAGGGACTCCTTGATCAGGCCGTGCATCAGCCGAGAATCATTGGTAGCTCGCTCCTTGGCCAGTCGTTTCTGGAGCATCGGCTCCTTTGAAAGGGCAAACAAAGCCCACTGACTGCTAAATGCGGTCTGTATGAGGTGTAGCTACAATAAGTAATGGGCTTTACAATTCAATTGGATCGCTCACCGTGTCACCTGCTGCAATGACCAAGTCTACAAATATCCGCTTGATCATATCGCCTGGCACATCCGCCGCCTGGAGGCGATGGTAGAGCGCCTCATCGTGCGATCTCCTTTGGTCCTCCTGCACTCTGATGCAGTGATCGATTATGGCAGCTCCCTCACGCAGCACCTCATCCACATTGGCCTCGAAATCCCGCCAGATGGGCAGGCGCAAAATCTGGGCCAAGCGAGGCGGGAATGTCATCAGTCGCGAGCTATGCTCAAACACCTTGTGCACAATCTGCGTAAAGTAGTCCAGCGAGGACTGGATCTTGGGGCAGGTGAGCACGCTGGTGCCAAACATGATGCAGCACAGCACTACAAGTGGGCAGAGTTGGGATGAAATCATTTTGTATGGGGATCAGCGCTTAATGCATGACGGCTTGTACCTTCTATCGACCAACGGTAGAGCTGTTGTTCCAACAGGGGCAGTTCGTAGCTTCGGATTTCACCACCCTCCGCTAGCGGAATCGCCGCCGCCTCCGCAGTGCGTCTTTTCCACTGATCCACCATTCGTCTGGTACAGCTCTCAATATGCACGTCCATCCAATTCAAATTTCCGTTGAGCAGCAGTCGATTAAGTATGCGTCGGTTGTGCAGCCACTCGGCGCCCTCCCTATTCCCATCGAAGAAGAGACAAGAGATCGGTTTCGTCGGCTCCACATTTGCAATTCAACGGACTCATTTGGTCCACTCCACTTACATGAAGAACAGTCCCCGTTGGCAGGCATGTTGCTGGTTATACAGCGTCCAGGCATCCGGCAGCGGATGCTGCGGATACTGACCCTCGTGCTGGAAGACTCCGCGCATGAGATTCGCTGACGACACGAACACTGCATCCTGGGTACCGCCCAAGCGCTCCCGGAAAATGGGACCATACTGCTTGTGCCTCGCATCGATGTACTTATGAAGGCTAGACAGATTAAGGATATACGAGTTATACTAGGGGTCCTTTCGGCGAAAATATATTAGTACATATGCAGTTGAACTCTCTTAAGTCGCAGAGATTGTGAttagtttttagtttattttacTTTCGTCCTTGTATATttcaacatattttttttatttaaagcttTGATATTTTGTAAGTATTATTTCGATTTCTTCGATTTGTGAACCATTTTAGATATAAACAACTCTATTACGTTTTGCACTTTTTGGAAATTTTAGTAGGGTTAAGCACTTTCTTAAAAGAAAAACCTACAGATAATCACTTTTTTCAAAAGGTTGCCAATTAAGGTTGAATTGTTTAACATTGAACTAGTCCGGCATAAGCCAATTTTATAGTATTTATTATGCATTTTCAACACGAGTGCTGTCTCTCCGACTTTTCGAGGTTCAACTATACGGATTTACTGCGTGGCTCCGCCGGCGGCTATAAGATCCACAAGTGTCCCGACTACCGGAAGTCCCTTCACCCTCGGAATGGGCACGTATTTGGCGGCGGCGACGGCAGACGGTAGTTCCGTTGCGGGAAAACGTTGCAAGGGCGGCGGATCGCAGCTCGAACGGAAGAGGCTCAGGCTAAGGATTCGCACCAGGAGCTGGTCGAGCAGGTGTCTCAGCCAGCGCAGCGGGCCCGGCCGCTCTCTCTTCTCGGTCATCGGTGTACGTCACGGTGGCAGCGGGGGGTAACCACCTGCACCTGCTCTCGGCTGTGAAACGCTCTGGAAAACGCGTCCCGACAAAGGGCCAGGCCAGGGGCAGACTGACTCGACCCGCCGGCCGGAGCGGGCCTTTTAACCCATCGAGCATCGAGAGCCGGCGACCAAATCGCCGATCCGATCGGATCGGAGCGGATCGCATCGCATCGGCTACCTGCGATGGGCAGGCACACGATCAGTGTGACGGCGATGCCGGTGGGCATCGAATCGGACATATGGATATGGATAGTGCTGCGGattgatatatatttatacatatatatttgtacaTATACGCGCAAATCAAATGCGATCCGCTTTGGCCAGACGCGCTGACTGGACACTAAAACTCTGCTGGCCATGCAAATTGCCAGTTTGGGGAAGGAAATGGGGTGGAGCAGGAAGGGTCAGGAGAACGAGAAAGTTGAGGTAATTGCCAACTTTTCTTCGATTGTTTTGGTCAATTCTGTGTCAAACCGTTGTTGTTTATATGGGCTTATAAAATATGATTGACATAAAATTGAAAACGTGCAAgcaaaatgtaattttaataCAATCCAATGCAAAATAAGTCTGTAaataatgttatttatttagtgCCTTTTTTGGGGAATTTTTTTTAACAGGATCACAATACAGGTTTTATTGCATTAAGCCTTTTAAAAATCAACTGCTTTTGATAGCTGCAAAAAATAGTGCTTTAGACCACACGAATTTCGAGTGACTTTCAATGATATATTCCACTATTTGATTGAACATGTCTAAGTAGTCATTTT of Drosophila mauritiana strain mau12 chromosome 3R, ASM438214v1, whole genome shotgun sequence contains these proteins:
- the LOC117145935 gene encoding probable G-protein coupled receptor Mth-like 5 isoform X2 → MLVKTLGAHFAAGQNAKKCSCSALLIPLLCVLLLSLSPLPVTSHLTSAGSSTGLSSDPNLVLVNKCCEKFEIHVDQECHQVNETDYFQPMFTSYGGEQNRPVNFKFVIGIPNCGSMQMWPIYHYAGSSDKLVLLDDGRLRHYTNAENEEEERHGIQSDYEEDIAGSLEPLYHDYDKGLYCIDKATSSTGEENVLFAKICLARKEIKWSDSNFLLRKILNPIFHGISLIILLVIAIIYFILPTLRDLVGNIVTTIAVCLMVSQAADLVRIFTELTSHVSFIVADIILCFSLLAAFFWLNSFGFYIWKTFRSRNVFLRVTDGRKYCYYSAYAWGCTATMAALAVFAHFFLDAESYKQEHMVGEQETIGWLGICIFFAPIACTILVNIFFYVTTRKLINRRTVYGRIAHKLKANFIMFSLMLLVMSIAWLFLIMSWLQMEGLLYAHIVVNALQTPLLLYICVLRQRHVTFLLKKTCCYNEPPSANDWGDELHYMNGNDY
- the LOC117145938 gene encoding sphingomyelin phosphodiesterase 4, translating into MSQTMPPENLSSRLLTVLSLPLFERVHELRILFDRCSLRQVHEIFPHVVHSIFGIDGNPLGWGLRTTTLENNPLQFQTLNQFFGVCGPWMHVCHRLLVDQYKFELDINLLPAKFVSLLQNGQSPSFYAELINVETMMHQISTLSLNAFDFYVIHFVLHALQPLHSINPIAMQIHNVRSKTVYLKLVAEYLNNFLPLVPDARIEPVHFSSGIKAPQPLPAQALQPQRQPRYIKIPSSYGNGGNVSVGGGSPSASVGGNISPQSNSPNASSHRAYAWRSESVLHFFVDIWLRYDIESEHHLPSSDFVRGVRTLVKQVHFFANGAQLDHSSLCALRKVSLSMVKVRIYAFIVGLIDRWPLDSSLMVVLELWLSYIQPWRYTIAALNNKTPSLSYRPPISSCFDGFIIDNIIMYTHVFTQLMPHFGRLDYTVYRNAFMLYRLATIFSQHDLVDKLQRFEQIHAGNAFGFDSPQRQVNIMNKSVSPGTQWNQSVNTSSVKLFSYTMQTQMETFLLVISMARNSVLRDIAKLRNEIAERQRSEGFLKNFYKKIFGECTQEEVTVREFSRIPEVLRQCIDAFCRTFNVDQANLSMHETLPEEPSMPSAPAVQNFSFFDASDTLDTSKLNPHQMSLNASSLHAAVDPATLPIQTNEVRALVRMLHFVSEKINKKYGSQLQGFYVRDDYFGKVSRQLLYAPMTEQWFDKSSGHVEICENLVPPRVCLRPLGSISALTTIGCSMILGQLVWGSPLLGIFILATVLIVYIMLQALFS
- the LOC117145935 gene encoding probable G-protein coupled receptor Mth-like 5 isoform X1 translates to MLVKTLGAHFAAGQNAKKCSCSALLIPLLCVLLLSLSPLPVTSHLTSAGSSTGLSSDPNLVLVNKCCEKFEIHVDQECHQVNETDYFQPMFTSYGGEQNRPVNFKFVIGIPNCGSMQMWPIYHYAGSSDKLVLLDDGRLRHYTNAENEEEERHGIQSDYEEDIAGSLEPLYHDYDKGLYCIDKATSSTGEENVLFAKICLARKEIKWSDSNFLLRKILNPIFHGISLIILLVIAIIYFILPTLSRDLVGNIVTTIAVCLMVSQAADLVRIFTELTSHVSFIVADIILCFSLLAAFFWLNSFGFYIWKTFRSRNVFLRVTDGRKYCYYSAYAWGCTATMAALAVFAHFFLDAESYKQEHMVGEQETIGWLGICIFFAPIACTILVNIFFYVTTRKLINRRTVYGRIAHKLKANFIMFSLMLLVMSIAWLFLIMSWLQMEGLLYAHIVVNALQTPLLLYICVLRQRHVTFLLKKTCCYNEPPSANDWGDELHYMNGNDY
- the LOC117145940 gene encoding cytochrome P450 315a1, mitochondrial isoform X1 — protein: MTEKRERPGPLRWLRHLLDQLLVRILSLSLFRSSCDPPPLQRFPATELPSAVAAAKYVPIPRVKGLPVVGTLVDLIAAGGATHLHKYIDARHKQYGPIFRERLGGTQDAVFVSSANLMRGVFQHEGQYPQHPLPDAWTLYNQQHACQRGLFFMEGAEWLHNRRILNRLLLNGNLNWMDVHIESCTRRMVDQWKRRTAEAAAIPLAEGGEIRSYELPLLEQQLYRWSIEVLCCIMFGTSVLTCPKIQSSLDYFTQIVHKVFEHSSRLMTFPPRLAQILRLPIWRDFEANVDEVLREGAAIIDHCIRVQEDQRRSHDEALYHRLQAADVPGDMIKRIFVDLVIAAGDTLHLIQTAFSSQWALFALSKEPMLQKRLAKERATNDSRLMHGLIKESLRLYPVAPFIGRYLPQDAQLGGHFIEKDTMVLLSLYTAGRDPSHFEQPERVLPERWCIGESEQVHKSHGSLPFAIGQRSCIGRRVALKQLHSLLGRCAAQFEMSCLNEKPVDSVLRMVTVPDQTLRLALRPRTE
- the LOC117145940 gene encoding cytochrome P450 315a1, mitochondrial isoform X2; translated protein: MTEKRERPGPLRWLRHLLDQLLVRILSLSLFRSSCDPPPLQRFPATELPSAVAAAKYVPIPRVKGLPVVGTLVDLIAAGGATHLHKYIDARHKQYGPIFRERLGGTQDAVFVSSANLMRGVFQHEGQYPQHPLPDAWTLYNQQHACQRGLFFMEGAEWLHNRRILNRLLLNGNLNWMDVHIESCTRRMVDQWKRRTAEAAAIPLAEGGEIRSYELPLLEQQLYRWSIEVLCCIMFGTSVLTCPKIQSSLDYFTQIVHKVFEHSSRLMTFPPRLAQILRLPIWRDFEANVDEVLREGAAIIDHCIRVQEDQRRSHDEALYHRLQAADVPGDMIKRIFVDLVIAAGDTTAFSSQWALFALSKEPMLQKRLAKERATNDSRLMHGLIKESLRLYPVAPFIGRYLPQDAQLGGHFIEKDTMVLLSLYTAGRDPSHFEQPERVLPERWCIGESEQVHKSHGSLPFAIGQRSCIGRRVALKQLHSLLGRCAAQFEMSCLNEKPVDSVLRMVTVPDQTLRLALRPRTE